A region from the Brachyspira hampsonii genome encodes:
- the lysS gene encoding lysine--tRNA ligase: protein MSENQNNSENTQNEKSTSVEKENRKEKLNTLRNMGINPFPNSYDVTYKSKEIAEKFDELEKNQTEVAIAGRIMLYRVMGKSSFLTIKDSEGSIQAYIQRDKVGDEFYNTVFKKLIDIGDIVGVKGTVFRTKTGEITIYANELKLLTKSLNPLPEKFHGLTDTELRYRQRYVDLIMNDNVKEAFIKRSKMISAVREVMLENGFLEVETPMMHPLIGGAKAKPFVTHHNTLDMTLYLRIAPELYLKRLVVGGFDRVFELNRNFRNEGISTRHNPEFTMMEAYMAYANFYKVMELVEDVFSKVCYKLNGKYTSEYKDYEINFKPPFARIPMVDLVKEHSGLDFNAIQSDDEALEKAKSVGVEIDTSKTKPTKWEVMVAVFEEKVEEKLIQPTFVINYPKAVSPLSKSYPDNPDITERYELFIGGMELSNGFSELNDPIDQKERFEEQLKAKARGEDETMDMDLDYINALEYGLPPTGGLGIGIDRMAILFLNAASIRDTILFPQMRKSD from the coding sequence ATGTCAGAAAATCAAAATAATTCTGAAAATACACAAAATGAAAAAAGTACTAGTGTAGAAAAAGAAAACAGAAAAGAGAAATTAAACACTTTAAGAAATATGGGAATCAACCCATTTCCAAACAGCTATGATGTAACTTACAAATCAAAGGAAATAGCAGAAAAATTTGATGAATTAGAAAAGAATCAGACAGAAGTTGCTATAGCAGGCAGAATTATGCTATACAGAGTTATGGGCAAATCTTCATTTTTAACTATAAAAGATTCTGAAGGCAGTATTCAGGCTTATATACAAAGAGATAAGGTAGGAGATGAATTTTATAATACAGTATTTAAAAAATTAATAGATATAGGTGATATTGTAGGTGTAAAAGGAACAGTATTTAGAACAAAAACAGGAGAAATTACAATATATGCAAATGAATTAAAATTATTAACAAAATCTTTAAATCCTTTGCCTGAAAAATTCCATGGACTTACAGATACAGAACTTCGCTACAGACAAAGATATGTTGATTTGATAATGAATGATAATGTTAAAGAAGCATTTATTAAAAGATCTAAAATGATTTCAGCTGTAAGAGAAGTAATGTTGGAAAATGGTTTTTTAGAAGTAGAAACTCCTATGATGCATCCTTTAATTGGAGGAGCTAAGGCCAAACCTTTTGTTACGCATCATAATACTTTGGATATGACTCTTTATCTTAGAATAGCACCTGAACTTTATTTGAAAAGATTGGTTGTAGGAGGTTTTGACAGAGTATTTGAACTTAATAGAAATTTCCGCAATGAGGGCATATCTACAAGGCATAATCCTGAGTTTACTATGATGGAAGCGTACATGGCTTATGCTAACTTCTATAAGGTTATGGAATTAGTAGAGGATGTTTTTTCTAAAGTATGCTATAAATTAAACGGAAAATACACTTCAGAGTATAAAGATTATGAGATTAATTTTAAGCCTCCATTTGCAAGAATACCTATGGTAGATTTGGTTAAAGAACATTCCGGGCTTGATTTTAATGCTATACAGTCAGATGATGAGGCATTAGAAAAAGCTAAATCAGTTGGAGTAGAAATAGACACTTCAAAAACTAAGCCTACTAAATGGGAAGTAATGGTTGCAGTGTTTGAAGAAAAAGTTGAAGAAAAATTAATACAGCCTACATTCGTTATTAATTATCCTAAAGCAGTTTCTCCTCTTTCAAAATCATATCCTGATAATCCTGATATTACAGAAAGATATGAACTATTTATAGGAGGAATGGAGCTGTCTAATGGTTTCAGCGAACTTAATGATCCAATAGACCAAAAAGAAAGATTTGAAGAACAGTTAAAAGCAAAAGCACGCGGCGAAGACGAAACTATGGATATGGATTTGGATTATATTAATGCTTTGGAATACGGACTTCCTCCTACAGGCGGACTTGGAATAGGTATTGACAGAATGGCTATATTATTCTTGAATGCTGCTAGTATTAGAGATACAATTCTTTTCCCTCAAATGAGAAAATCAGATTAA